CGGGATGGACAGAAGGGATGACGCCTTGGTTCGATGAGCTTAAAGGTAATCTCGAGAACAAGAAGGATGGAAAAATCCCACAAGCTCCTGCTTGGCCGGATAATACAGGGCCAGATATGGGCCATGGGACACCTTCGGGACAATTATCCGCTATGGCTGAGCAACCGCTCGCTATAATGATTGATACGGAAAATCATAGATTGGCTGTTGTGAGCGGCAATGTTCTATTACGTAATTATGAGGTAGGCTTAGGAGGAAGTAAGACGCCTGAGCGAAGCTTTGTTATTTCGGAAAAGGTCAAAAATCCAAACGGCCGTAGCGATGGAGCCTTCGGCAGTCGAGGAATGACCTTATCCGATACGCGATATGGAATTCATGGAACGGATGAGCCCAAAAGCATAGGCAAGGATGAATCACATGGGTGCGTCAGAATGAAGAAAGAAGATGTGGAAGAATTATTTGATTTAGTACCATTAGGAACCCCTGTAACAATAGCAAAAGGAGGCTTGCCCAACGAACTGAGAGCTCCACCGGAACGATTCCGGCTAACGAGCACGCAGGACGAGACAAACCCCCACAAGGTATATGACTGGTTAAATTAAAATGATGCAGAAAAATTAGACATCCAAGGCAAGCAGTGTAGCCATAACCCCCACAATAACTACAAAAGCCACCCCGATCCAGATAAGCGCCTTCTTATTTAATTGCTCCTTCGGTTTGGCGCGGGATGTGACGGGTGGTTTTTTTCTGGCTGTGCTCATGATAATCAACCTCTCTATCATATGATTCGTTAATCCTTCCATTGTAATCGTTTTCCCAGAGAAATACCAGACGGGGATAAGAGACAAATGAGCGATGAGAAGGATGAATTCAAACGAATCTAGATGAAGAGAGACTAAGCGGGCTTTATCCCCTTTTCTTTTCTCTTGGAAAAGGCTAAACTGTTACCCGAAAGGTTTTCTTTAATACACGTGTAATCTATTGTTAGTGTTTCTTGAAAGGATGTCGAATTCATTGTTGTACCAAATAGCTAAACCCTTCTTATTCAAAATGGACCCTGAAGCTGCACATCATCTGATCGTAGACGGAATGGGTGTTTCTGCGAAAATCCCAGGTATGCCCTCGCTGCTATCTGCAGTATGGGGCACGAAAGATTCTCCAGAGCTGGCAGTCGACTTATTCGGTCTTCATTTTAATCATCCTGTTGGCTTGGCTGCAGGTCTTGATAAGAACGCGAAGGCAGTGACTGGCCTATCGAGAATTGGATTATCTTTTCTAGAAGTGGGAACCGTTACTCCGAAGGGGCAAGCTGGTAATGAGCAGCCTCGTTTGTTTAGGCTTCCTCCGGATGAAGCGCTTATTAATAGGATGGGCTTCAATAATGATGGAGCAGATGTAATGGCTGAGCGGCTCTCGAAGCTTTCTCGGCATCGGATACCTCTAGCCGTAAATATTGGTAAGAATAAGCTTACACCTAATGAAAATGCAGCGGATGACTATCGGGCTTGTGTGCAGAAGCTGTTTCCTTATGGTGATTTTTTCGTTGTGAATATTAGCTCACCTAATACTCCGGATTTAAGGGCTCTGCAGCATGGAGACGAATTACGTAGTCTACTTGACGCGGTCAAGGATGAGATGGGTAAGCAAGCTGAAAGACATGGTGAATTACCGAAGCCAATTTTAGTAAAGATTGCTCCGGATAATACGGAAGAGCAAATCATGTACATGGCTGAAGCTATTCAGCTTAGTGGAATGTCAGGTATTATCGCTACGAATACAACGATTAGTCGTGATGGATTAACACACAAGAGTGCAGGAGAAATGGGCGGGCTTAGCGGTCGTCCGCTAACGCAACGTTCGACGGAAGTCATCCGAAGCTTATACCGAATTACACAAGGAAAGCTTCCAATTATCGGCTCTGGCGGCATTTTCACAGCAGATGATGCTTATGAAAAAATTCGTGCGGGGGCAAGTTTAGTAGAAGTATACACCGCGCTTATTTATAAGGGGCCTGCATTATTAAAGGAAATACATGGCGGCTTGAAGAAGAAATTAAAGCAAGATGGATTTACTCGTATTACGCAAGCGATAGGCGCGGATCACCGTTAGGGGGTTTTTCGATGGACGGAAGGGACTGGGGGAAGTTCCTGCTTCCCTATGAGCAAGCTGCGGAAGAGCTTAAGGTTAAGCTGAAGGCACTCCGTTCTGAGCTTAAGGCTAGAGATGAGTATGCTCCGATTGAATTCGTTACAGGTCGAGTGAAGCGGGTATCAAGCATATTGGAAAAAGCACGTCGACTATCTGTGCCGCTTGATCGGATCGAGCTTGGCATTGAGGATATTGCGGGCATCCGAATTATGTGTCAGTTCGTGGACGATATATACCGTGTAGCTGAATTAATTCGCCAGCGTAAGGACCTGAAGCTTGTATATGAGAAAGACTATATAACAAACTACAAGGACAGTGGTTATCGGAGCTACCATCTCATCGTCGAATACCCGGTGCAGACTTCTCTTGGTTCTAAGCCTGTCCTGGCAGAAATACAAATCCGTACACTGGCGATGAATTTCTGGGCGACGATCGAGCATTCTTTGAATTACAAATATCGTGATCAATTGCCTTCTCATGTTAGAGAAAGGCTACGCAAGGCAGCTGAAGCGGCTTTCCAGCTCGATACAGAGATGTCCAGCATACGTCAGGAGATTGTAGATGCGCAGCAGGATTTCGAAGAAAGCTCAGTTATCGTACGGCGGGTGCTTAACGAGATTCAGGAGCTTTATTTTTTCCGTAGAGTAAGAGAGGCTGCTCAGTTCCAACTTCGCTTTAATGAGCTGTGGGAGCATGACGATGTGTGGGGCCTTAAAGAGCTATCCCTCGAAATTCAGGCCGCTTTGGACCGTGCAGGAAAGGGCGGGACAAGTTAAGATGACAGGCTCTGGGAGACAAGCAGATCGTTTAAAGGGCTTGATGAATGATCCTCGCTACTTTGCTTATATCTCCTATTTTAATAAGGATCAAGATTATTTTGAGTGCCATGAGGTTATGGAGGAGCTGTGGTTGGAGGAAGGCCGCAGTCCCCTGCTTCAGGGGCTTGTTCAGGTTGCGTTAGGCCTGCACCATTGGGACAATGGGAATGTTACGGGAGCTGTGAAGCTAATGACGTCTGCCTTAAATAAGCTTACCGTCTATGCGGATGATGTTATTCTAGGACTTGATATGGTTTCGTTGCGTGCGAATTTGAAATCTGGTTTGGAAGCGCTAACAGTGATGGGGGCTCCATTCGAACCGTTTAGGCTAGAGGTGAAGGATCAGTTGCTAGCTCGCGCGGTTACAGAATGGGAAGCGGGGCCAAGGAGCCTCGGAGATGAGAAAGAGGAGTAACTGACTGAGGAGTCACGCCTAGGCGCATACAGTATCCGGTGGGAGCGTCAGAGGGCGCTACAGCCGGTTTATTTGTATTTTAGGACAAGCGGTTCTTTAACATATTCGCATAACAGTAAATAGGCTGCTAGTGGCACCGTAGTGGAACCGTACTGGCACAGTATTGGAAGGTGCACGAAATATTCGAGCAATTGGTTTGTGGAAGGGCACGAATGGAGGTAGTTGTGCGAATATTTCGAGCAACAGGGCTGTGAAGGTGCACGATTGGTTGGAGATGTACGATTATTTCGAGCAACGGGGTTGTGGAAGAGCGTGATCGGAGGTAGTTGTACGATTATTTCGAGCAACAAGGTAGTGGAAGGGCACGAATGGAGGTAGATGTACGAAATATTCGAGCAATAGGGCTGTGTGAGGACAGATGGAGGTAGATGTGCGAAATATTCGAGTAACTGGACCTTGGAAGGGCCCGCTTGGAGTGAGATGTACGATTATTTCGAGCAACAGGTTAGTGGAAGGACACGAATGGAGGTAGATGTACGAAATATTCGAGCAATGAGTCTTTGAGGAGGCCCGAGTGGAGGCAGTTGTACGATTATTTCGAGCAACAGGTTAGTGGAAGGACACGAATGGAGGTAGTTGTGCGAATATTTCGAGCAACTGGTCCTTGGAAGGGCACAAATGGAGGTAGTTGTGCGAATATTACGAGCTACTGGTTCGTGGAAGTTCCCGATTGGAGACAGATGTACGATTATTTCGAGCAACAGGGCTGTGAGAGGACACGAATGGAGGCAGTTGTACGATTATTGCGAGCAACTGGTCCTTGGAAGGGCACAAATGGAGGTAGGTGTACGAAATATTCGAGCAATTGGTTTGTGGAAGGGCACGAATGGAGGTAGATGTACGATTATTTCGAGCAACAGGTTAGTGGAAGGCGCGAATGGAGGTAGATGTACGATTATTTCGAGTAACGGGGTTGTGGAAGGTCGCGATTGGAGTGAGATGTACGATTATTTCGAGCAACAGGTTAGTGGAAGGACACGAATGGAGGTAGATGTACGAAATATTCGAGCAATGAGTCTTTGAGGAGGCCCGAGTGGAGGCAGATGTACGATTATTTCGAGCAACAGGGCTGTGGGAGGGCACGAGTGGAGGCAGTTGTACGATTATTTCGAGCAACAGGGCTGTGGGAGGGCACGAATGGAGGTAGCTGTACGATTATTTCGAGCAACTGGTCATTGGAAGGGCACGAATGGAGGCAGATGTACGAATATTTCGAGCAACGGGTTTGTGGAAGGGCACGATCGGAGGTAAGTGTGCGAATATTTCGAGGAACGAGGTTGTGGAAGGTAATCTCGATGCAAAGCTTTTTCTTCAATGTGCCAAAAATAAGGATAGTGTTATAATTGGAGCATAGAGCTTAGTTGTGGACAAGCACTTTTACACGATAGGGATAAGCTTGCCTTATACAACAGGGATATTAGTATGGACATGAAATTGCGGCAATAAGAAAGTAGGTCATCAGATGAAGGTAACAATACGATTGGACAAGATGCTCGGAAATCTAGGATATGGCACACGTAGCCAAATTAAAATTCTTATTAAACAAGGTGCAGTCGCTGTAAACGGAAAGCTAGCTAAAGATCACGGAATGCAAATTAATCCCAAAGAAGATGAAGTGGTGCTTGATGGGGAAACGATAAAATATCGAGACACTGTATATGTCCTGCTTCATAAGCCTGCAGGAGTCATTTCTGCGACTGAGGATAGCCGGGACCAAACGGTCATCGACTTGCTGGATGAAGATTTGGCTGTGCTGTCACCCTTTCCTGTTGGGCGGCTGGATAAAGACACCGAAGGCTTGCTAATTATTACGAATGACGGGAAGCTATCTCATGAATTATTGTCACCACGTAAGCATGTCCCCAAGACATACCGGGCTCTAGTAGCAGGTGATGTTGGAACGGACGATGCTGAGGCCTTCTTAAAGGGTGTAGCTTTAGATGACGGCTACGAGACTATGCCAGCGCAATTGCTGGTGAGGGCAAAAACAAGAAATGATGGGGCCCCTGAAGTTGAAGATGAGCTTTATGCTACTGAGATGATAGACGCCATTAAGCTTGCACCTAAGCAAGAGGAAGAGATTTCGATGGATGTTCTTAGCTGGATTGAGCTTACGATTCACGAAGGTAAATTCCATCAGGTTAAAAGGATGTTCGAAGCAGTTGGTAAAAAGGTGCTGTACCTGAGGCGTATTTCGATGGGGCCGCTACAGCTGGATGCGTCTCTCGCTCCTGGAGAGTGGAGAGAGCTGACTGAAGAAGAAGTGGAGAGTTTGCGTAATTATCGGAAGGAAGGCAAGGTATGAGCTATCGCCTAATTGCTTTAGACATAGATGGAACGTTATTGAATGATCATCATGAGGTAACTCCAAGGGTTCGTGAAGCCGTAAGAGCAGCAGCGGAGCAAGGCGCGGAAATCGTGCTTTGCACCGGCCGGGGTTCAACTAGCGCGCTATCCGTCCTTAATGACCTAGGACTAAAGGGAACGATGATTACCCATAACGGCGCATCCATAATCGATAGTGAAACACGCGAAGTTTTATACGACACCGTCATTTCACATGAGCATGCGCAGACGTATGTGACTTTTTTCCGGGAACGCGGCATTCATTATGACATGAATACAGCCTTTGATTTGTATGTGGAACAAATGAATGAAGAGATTTCGCAGATGTATAGCAACATGCTGGCTATACCCATCCTGCGGAGCGAGGAAGAAGGATTTCCGGAGCGGATGGTGAAAATGTCCATTTTTGCGCCAAAAGCTGTGTTAGATGAAGTGGAAGCCGAATGGATAGGATGGCATCATGAGCTGCAAACGGTGAGAAGCGGGGATTCTTTCTTCGATGTGCAGCACTTGCATGCTAGTAAAGGAAAAGCGCTGGAACAGCTGGCTAACCTTCGAGGAATTGCGCGTGAGCACATCCTTGCAATTGGCAATTATTATAATGATACGGCTATGATTACTTACGCGGGTTGGGGAGTCGCAATGGCCAATTCCCCTAATGAGGTAAAGGCAATAGCGGATGAAGTAACGATTTCCAACAATGAAGATGGCGTAGCGGTAGTGCTAGAACAAAGGGTACTAAGATAATGACACTTTAATAAATAGAAAAACAAGTCGGACAAGTGCCGACTTGTTTGGCGTGGCTTACTATTGGACTTTGTCCAGGCAATCCCAATTAGTAACCAGCGCGCAAGATGATGACTAGCAGAATGAACAAGACCAGCACGAAGGCTGCAGATGCATAATATCCGCCGGCTGCACCAGACATGCAAATTCCTCCTTCATGAAGAATAATTTTGTTGGGGTGCCGAAGTAAGGTGCTATGATGTGCTCCCCTGTCCTCGGTATACTCTTATATTATGAAGAAGGAATTCTGCGGATTGGACATTTATCCCATGGAAAATGATTTGGGTATTGGCGGAAATAGGCTAACGACAGGCAAGGACAACAGCTGGAGTTGTAGAGCTGTTGTAGATTTATTTTAATAGCTGCGCTCTAAATTAACTACATTACGCTCCGGCTTTCCTACTGCTAAATAAGCTTTCAGGTTGTCCATTAGAATATCGGCTACTCTTTGCTTATAGTTGTCTGTCCATCCCCCGATATGAGGGGTAATAATGACGTTATCCAGCTTCCATAGAGGATGATCGGCTGGTAACGGCTCTGTTTCAAAGACGTCAAGCCCTGCACCAGCAAGCGAGCCATTCTCCAAGGCTTGAATCAATGCATCTGTATCAACCGACGGACCACGTCCCATATTAAAAAATAAAGCACCCGGACGTATCCACCCCAAACGCTCCTTGTCGAACAAATGGTGAGTTTCCTCTGTATAAGGTAGCACGTTAACAACAACATCGCTTTGTGACAATACCTCTTTGAGCTGGTCAATACCATACATCTTCTCTACGTTTGAAGAGGGAAGCGAGCTGCGCCTTACCCCAATTGTACGCATACCGAACGCAACTGCGATACGAGCGAATTCCTCTCCAATAGCTCCAACCCCGATAATGCCCATTGTTTTACCCGAGAGTAAATGATAGCGTTCGGACGGCTGCCATTGCTGTTGGCTTTGATGGCGAATCGCATGATGTAAATTACGGCTAAAGGAAAGCAGCATGGCAAACAGAGTTTCTGTCATGGATGCTGGGTGAATGCCGCTAGCACTACTTAGTTGAATGCCAAGACTCTTAAGCCTATCTAGAGGAAGCTTATCAACACCAGCAGAGCTCGTTTGTACCCATTTTAGCTTGGAGCCTTCCGTTTCCAATATTTTTCCCATAGTAGCATTCCAACCACACACAACCTCGGCTTCTAGATATTGCTCGTGAGATATTTGATCAGGGCTACCAGTAACGATTGTCCAATCTGGAATTAGCTCTTGTATTTGTTGCACTTGAACGGCTTTAAGCTCGAATAGTAGAAGTAGACTAGGCATGGAATATCTCCTTATGTATGTATTGTGTTTGACAGCTAGGTAGTAAATTAACCATCACGGCGTTTCAGAAAGCTTGCTTCAGCGGCATTTATTCCTTTAAGCTTTGCGTAATTCGTAACACGGTTTTTACCAGATGTTTTACTATTATACATCGCCTCATCCGCCTGCTTCATAAGCACCTCAGCTGTCTCGCCTACCGCAGCCATACTGAAACCAATGCTGATTGTAACGATTGATTCCTTTTCTGTCCGCGAGCGAATGGCTTCAGCAACTTTCTTGCACACAGACGAAGGTCCAATGACGAAAGCGACTAGCTCCTCACCGCCGTAGCGACCGGATAATCCAATTCCTTCGGTTTCCTCCATCAGAAGAGCTGATACCTGCTTAAGAACTCCATCTGCCTTATGATGTCCATGCGTATCGTTTAGCTTCTTGAAATTGTCGATATCGCAGAAAATAACGCCAAGAGCTCTTCCGGTCCGAAGCTCCTGATCCAATCTTCCCATGAAGTACCTTCTATTGTACAGGTTTGTTAGACCATCTGTAATCGAAGAACGGTAAACAGATTGAAGAATTTCGACAACACGCTCGAATAAAATCATAAATAAAAGAATGTAATATACAATTGGTAGCAGGCCCGCTATCGTTCTAAAAATAAGGACCTCTGGTGCCCAATAGGTGCTTGAAATGACAAAGAGCTGCATTGAAAATGCGACCATAATGCTAGCCATATATTTACGAGGCTGGCCAATATGGGGGGCAAACATCAGCGCAAACAATGGCCCAAGCATAAGCAGAAAGCTATCTAGCGCAGGTGTTGAATGAATATTGCTCATCCAATCACCATTGGATGAAGAGACTCCCGGCAGTATGTCTCCAAGGGCAATAAGCAGCGCGGTTCCAAGCAAGCCATAAAACCAAATGCGTGTTCGGGTGCGACGACGATGGTAGAGCTCAAATACAGCGAAATTGATGACGATGAATGCATATACTTGTAGTAGCTTGCCGATGAATTCCAAAGAAGGAATGGACGGTGTAAGCTTTAAGGCAAACGCTAGCTGAAGCGAGTGGTGGATGAGAATAAACGCAAGAGATGTGAGCAATGATCGGTAAGCTTGCCTGCGATTGTGCTCATATATTCGGTAGGACATGAATAACATCAGGGCCACAATGACGACAGCCATAGCGGAGGAAAAAAGAAAACTGTAATCACTGGAAGTAAGGATGATAGTATACATGATGGACTCCTTTAGCAATCTCTTCAGCTTGCAGAACATATGTTTCTAATATATCATATTTTTGAGAGACTAAGTGCTTGTCTTATTCTCATGCTTACCTAGATAGAGAGAAGTGAGGAGGAATCGCCCTTGAACATTTTACAGGCGTTGTTTTTCCCCCCGGAGCAGCCGGGAGGTGTCTCATCCATGGTACCCCATATCGGGGAGCGATTCCGCAAAATAGGCTGGGAAATGGAACTGTTCTCACTGCCAAGGCGAATTCGCAACAAAGGACATGACCCAATCAAGTTCGAGACCTTTGACTGGCAGACCTATGCGGGCAATGCCATTGTGGACAAATATATTCAAACCTATAAGGATTACATTTGGTGGGTGAAGCTAAGGCTTTCCGGTCAGAAATACGATCTCATCCATGCGCATCATCCAATTGCTGCACTAGCGATGAAGCATATTTTTGTGGATACCCCAGTATTAATGACGATTCATTCAAGCTATGAACGAGAGCTAATATTAAACGGCCGAATTGCCGATGGTGGCGCTGAGCATCGTTTTCTGACTGCGATATACACAGAATTAGAGCATCAAACGGATCAGCTGATGACGGTTTCGAACTCTTTTGCTAAATATATCGGCACTTACTTGAAAGAACCTGAGCTTATTGAAGTAATTCCTAACGGATATGATGAGAAAAGGTTTAAACCAGTCCCTCATGAGAACGAGGTTACCCAGCTTGTAACCGTATGTCGACTCGTTCCGGCCAAGGGATTGGATATTCTTCTGAGGGCTTGTGCTGAGCTTCGCCAAAGAGACATTAAGTTCGTTCTTCATATTATTGGAGACGGCCCTATTCGTGAAGAGCTTGAGGCATTGTCTCAGAGCTTAGGCATATATGATGATACGATTTTCTACGGGTACATGCTTCATCCTGAGGAATTAATGCCCTTCTTTGATGTATTTGTTTTACCGTCACGTGCAGAGGCATTTGGTTCGGTATTCGCCGAAGCGGCATTGTGCTTACTGTCCCTAGTAGGAACAGACGTTGGAGGCATCTCGGAGCAAATTGAGAATGGCGCCAACGGCTTGCTTGTCCCATCAGAGAATCCTGTTGCTCTCGCAGACGCTCTAGAAACGGTAATTAACGATCCCCATTTCCGATATGAGATGGCACGAGCAGGCTGGAATAAAGCGAAGAAAACATACTCCCTTAATCGGGTCATTAGTGAGCTCAAAAGGATTTATACGTCATTCGATAAAGAAATCGAGCAAGAGCAAGGGACGGACAAACAGGAGACGTGATCACAGTGGGTATTCCTTTTACCTTTGTACATGCGGCAGATCTTCATCTTGATAGTCCCTTCAAAGGGCTGACCAAGGTGCCGGATGCCGTTCGGGAGCGACTGCGCGAATCGACCTTCGCTGCACTACGGGGGCTCTGTGACATTGTTAGACGTGAAAAAGTAGATTTTGTTGTGCTGGCGGGGGATCTGTTCGATGCAGCAGATCGTTCCCTTCGGGCACAGCTTCGTCTGCAACGTGCTCTTGGTGAGATGACTGCCCTTGGAGCCCAGGTATATATTGTGCATGGCAATCATGATCCCGAAAGCGGACGTCAGGCGAAGCTTGATTGGCCTGAAGGGGTACATGTTTTTGATTCGGGCGGCGTAGGATGCTTGCCTGCTTTTTCTCGTGATGGCGAATTAGTAGCCCATGTGTATGGTATTTCTTATCCGACGCAAGCAGTGACCGATAACTTGGCACTTCGTTTCAAGAAAAAGGAGGGAGCACCCTTTCACTTGGCATTACTGCATGCTAATGTGGACGGTGATTCATCCCATGACAACTATGCGCCTTGCAAGCTAGAAGAGCTGGCAAATGCCGGATTTCAATATTGGGCGCTTGGTCACGTACATAATCGTCGTATTTTGCACGAATATCCTCATGTCGTCTATCCAGGAAATATACAGGGGCGCAGCATCCGTGAAACGGGTGGCAAGGGCGCTTACGTTGTCTCGGTCTCAGATACGGGATCTATTGATATGCGCTTTCGCGATGTTGCAGATGTGCTGTGGCAGGAAATCTCGGTATCGATTGCTGGTATAGAGAGGGAGCAGGAGCTCAAAAACCGACTGCTGACAGCGCTTGAGGAAGTGGGGCGAGAAGCAGAAGGACGTCCGGCTTTGGTACGTATTCGGTTAGAAGGCCGTGGTGTTCTGCATGATCGACTTTTGCAGCCCATTGTAGCTGAGGAATGGCTTGAGGAGCTAAGAGAATGGTTAGGTGAACCTGAGGACAGCAAAGCTTGGATATGGCCAGAAACAATTGTTGTTCGAACAGGTGGATTGCTGCAGCTGGAGACAGCCTCTGAGGAGAGTGGCTTTGTTGGTGAGCTTCTTCGTAGAGGAGTTGCAGCAACGCAGCAATCGGATTTATCCAAGGCGTTGCTTGATGAAGCAATAGACGCGCTATATCGACAGCCGAAAATTCGGGAATGGCTTGATTCTAGGAGCCATGAGGAACGGGCCCAATGGATAAGTCAGGCGATGGAGCTTTCCTTGTCATTGCTGAGGGAAGAAGATGCCGGGTGATCTGCCTGGAATGGAGGTGACGGGATGTACATACGAGAGCTTCATGTAGACGGTTATGGTGCGCTTCAGGGACTGAAGCTTGAGTTCAAAGCTCCTATCACCGTCATTTATGGCCCTAACGAAGCAGGTAAGAGTACTTTACTTCGGTTCGTTCGAAGCATGCTATATGGTTTCCCTACGCGAAAAGACCCGGTGGAGCGGGGCGAGCCCGTATTCGGAGGGCGCCATGGAGGGCGGCTGCTCCTGTCGGATAAGTCAGGGCGGAAGTGGATACTTGAGCGCTATGCTGAGCGTGGGAATGATATCCTGCTGCGTGAAGAAAGTGGGATCGAGCGGATATTAGGTCAAACAGAGTGGGAGCGGCTTCTATTAGGAGGTATCTCTGAGCGCTTGTTTCGTCAATTGTTTGCGGTATCGCTTAATGAGCTTCACGAGCTGAGATCGCTGCAGGGAGAAGAAATCGGCAATTATTTGTACCACGCTGGACTTGCTGGTGGCTCTGCACTTACGGCCGCGCGTCGTCAGATAGGCACGGAAATGGATCGTCTGTTTCGTCCGAAAGGAACGACTCAAGAAATGAATCGGCTGCTCGCCGCAATGAAAGAAACGGAGACAGCCATCCGTCAAAGCGGAGATGGCGTTCAATATTATTATGAGACCGGCGAAGCATTAGCAGAGGTGGAACAGCAATTAGCCTTGCTAGATCAGCAGTTCCCCGAGCTGCGTATGCAAACGGCAAAGCTGCAAGGGGCGTATGAGCTGCGCGAATGGTGGCTTAAGCGCGAAGCTTTATTGACGGAAGAAACGGAAATACGCAATCAGCTGCCCGATCCGTCAGCTCCCTTACTGCGAGAGGCTACCATCGTCGCTTGGCCGGATTTGAAGCTCAGGCGACAGGAAGCCATCATTAAGCTGAATAGAGCTACAAGCACTCAATTGGAGCTGCAGATTCAGCGTGAGAAGATGACTTGGGATGAAGAATGGGTATCTTCCGTTGCTGAGCTTGAACGTCTGGAATCATTGCGCGAAGGAATGATCGCTAAGCGAGAAGAAAGAACGGAGCTGGAGGCCGAGCGCCGAATGCTGGATGAGAGCTTACAAAGCACGCTTTCTAGACTTTCTGCGAATTGGGGAGAGGAAGAGCTGCTTTCCTTCGGGGGGCTCGTTGCCGAAAGGGAAAGAGTTCGCCGCCTGCAGATAAGCTGGGAGGAAACGGAAAGGGCATTGGCTACGCTTGATTCAGAAATTCGTAGAATTGCCAGACAGCGAGAGGTACTTCAATCGGAAGAAAGCTCACTTTCCGCTGCCGAAAGCTTGGCGGATAAGGATGCTGGCTTATCGTTGAAGGGACAATCCCAGACATTCGGCTTATTCATCCCGCGCACTAAGCCAGCTTTAATACAGGCATGGCATAATGTAGAGGATGCGCGCCGGGAATACGAACGGGCTCGGTCGATTACCCGTCCTTCTCGCAGTAATGGGTCTCGCACCTCTCAACGGATGGCTGTGCCACCCCGAATGCAGTATGGCATTGCAGGTCTTCTAGGTGCTGCAGCAATAACCTTACCATTGCTGATGAATAGTGAAGACAAAGCGGCTCCTGTTGTTTATTTGATTTCCGCTATTTTGTTAATCATATCTGCAGGAACGTTAATAACAGCTTTGCGCCGCAAATCCGAGAGTCGTAATCGAACAGCTACAGATGCCTCTAGCCCGACTAGCGATCATGATATTGCAAGTATTCGGTTACATCATAAGCTGGTCAACGATCGATTGCGCCAATTAATGAATGACCCTGAGACAGCGGTAGCCAAGCTCATTCCAGATCTTCAGGAGATGGCCTCGGCTGATTTGCCGCAGCAATCGGAAGCTGAAGATCTAATGTGGCAGCAGCTACGCGGTGCCGTATATGAGCAGCTCGAGCGATTCGAAGTAATGGAGCGCGAGAAGTCGAAGCAGCAAGAGCTTCAAGGGAGAGGGCAGGAGCTTCAGAGAGAGCGTGAGCTTGTAGAGAGAGATTCGGTTAAGCTGCATCAACGATTGGATGAGCTACAGGAGCAATGGATGGAATGGCTGCACAATCGCAGATTACCTTCTCA
This portion of the Cohnella abietis genome encodes:
- a CDS encoding metallophosphoesterase family protein — protein: MGIPFTFVHAADLHLDSPFKGLTKVPDAVRERLRESTFAALRGLCDIVRREKVDFVVLAGDLFDAADRSLRAQLRLQRALGEMTALGAQVYIVHGNHDPESGRQAKLDWPEGVHVFDSGGVGCLPAFSRDGELVAHVYGISYPTQAVTDNLALRFKKKEGAPFHLALLHANVDGDSSHDNYAPCKLEELANAGFQYWALGHVHNRRILHEYPHVVYPGNIQGRSIRETGGKGAYVVSVSDTGSIDMRFRDVADVLWQEISVSIAGIEREQELKNRLLTALEEVGREAEGRPALVRIRLEGRGVLHDRLLQPIVAEEWLEELREWLGEPEDSKAWIWPETIVVRTGGLLQLETASEESGFVGELLRRGVAATQQSDLSKALLDEAIDALYRQPKIREWLDSRSHEERAQWISQAMELSLSLLREEDAG
- a CDS encoding glycosyltransferase family 4 protein, encoding MNILQALFFPPEQPGGVSSMVPHIGERFRKIGWEMELFSLPRRIRNKGHDPIKFETFDWQTYAGNAIVDKYIQTYKDYIWWVKLRLSGQKYDLIHAHHPIAALAMKHIFVDTPVLMTIHSSYERELILNGRIADGGAEHRFLTAIYTELEHQTDQLMTVSNSFAKYIGTYLKEPELIEVIPNGYDEKRFKPVPHENEVTQLVTVCRLVPAKGLDILLRACAELRQRDIKFVLHIIGDGPIREELEALSQSLGIYDDTIFYGYMLHPEELMPFFDVFVLPSRAEAFGSVFAEAALCLLSLVGTDVGGISEQIENGANGLLVPSENPVALADALETVINDPHFRYEMARAGWNKAKKTYSLNRVISELKRIYTSFDKEIEQEQGTDKQET
- a CDS encoding GGDEF domain-containing protein codes for the protein MYTIILTSSDYSFLFSSAMAVVIVALMLFMSYRIYEHNRRQAYRSLLTSLAFILIHHSLQLAFALKLTPSIPSLEFIGKLLQVYAFIVINFAVFELYHRRRTRTRIWFYGLLGTALLIALGDILPGVSSSNGDWMSNIHSTPALDSFLLMLGPLFALMFAPHIGQPRKYMASIMVAFSMQLFVISSTYWAPEVLIFRTIAGLLPIVYYILLFMILFERVVEILQSVYRSSITDGLTNLYNRRYFMGRLDQELRTGRALGVIFCDIDNFKKLNDTHGHHKADGVLKQVSALLMEETEGIGLSGRYGGEELVAFVIGPSSVCKKVAEAIRSRTEKESIVTISIGFSMAAVGETAEVLMKQADEAMYNSKTSGKNRVTNYAKLKGINAAEASFLKRRDG